One window of the Posidoniimonas polymericola genome contains the following:
- a CDS encoding preprotein translocase subunit SecE, whose translation MVRRLTFAALSICAVIVVSEWGLFGGEYPPWLLVGLVLGLWFLFFRWCSEGRFSDLLAGVEHEAPEIAWPDRRQVVSATVLGIAFIAAGAVALACFDSLVSLGLSWNHG comes from the coding sequence ATGGTCCGTCGCCTCACCTTCGCAGCGCTCTCCATATGCGCTGTGATCGTAGTCAGCGAGTGGGGCCTCTTTGGCGGCGAATACCCACCCTGGCTGCTGGTCGGGCTGGTGCTCGGCCTGTGGTTCTTGTTCTTCCGTTGGTGCAGCGAAGGCAGGTTCTCCGACTTGCTCGCCGGCGTGGAGCACGAGGCCCCGGAGATTGCCTGGCCGGATCGCCGGCAGGTGGTGAGCGCCACCGTGCTGGGCATCGCGTTCATCGCGGCTGGCGCCGTTGCTCTGGCGTGCTTCGACTCCCTGGTGTCTCTGGGGCTGAGTTGGAATCACGGTTAG
- a CDS encoding (R)-mandelonitrile lyase, with amino-acid sequence MQITRLGSQPSTPGPADWFTGTTRIDPLFQSPEPARAAAATVTFEPGARTAWHTHPLGQTLIVTAGVGWAQCEGGPIEEIRPGDVVWFPPGVKHWHGACPTVAMTHIAVQEAQDGKVVEWLEHVTDEQYRR; translated from the coding sequence ATGCAGATCACCCGCCTAGGATCCCAGCCCTCGACCCCCGGCCCCGCCGACTGGTTCACCGGCACGACGCGGATCGACCCGCTGTTCCAATCGCCCGAGCCGGCCCGCGCGGCGGCCGCCACCGTGACCTTCGAGCCCGGCGCCCGCACCGCCTGGCACACGCACCCCCTCGGCCAGACGCTGATCGTCACGGCCGGGGTCGGCTGGGCGCAGTGCGAGGGCGGCCCGATCGAAGAGATCCGCCCCGGCGATGTCGTGTGGTTCCCGCCCGGCGTGAAGCACTGGCACGGCGCCTGCCCGACCGTGGCGATGACGCACATCGCCGTGCAGGAGGCCCAGGACGGCAAGGTGGTCGAGTGGCTAGAGCACGTAACGGATGAGCAGTATCGGCGCTGA